A window of Pseudomonas guangdongensis contains these coding sequences:
- a CDS encoding lysophospholipid acyltransferase family protein, translating into MDLAAQALKPRQDAYWWRLLATGLCFAFFGVASLLVRLTVFPLLAALPGDAAHHQRRARLAINRLFRLFIGFMRGVGVFTFSVEGAERLGRPGQMIIANHPSLIDVVVMLAFIRDSNCVVKQSLLANPFTRKPMQAARYIGNSGSLDMLEEAARVLQEGQTLIVFPEGTRTTPGQPPQFHRGAAAIALRGARVLTPVTISVSPTTLTKAEPWYRIPHRRFHFQLRVGADIDPQAFAALGPAPLASRKLNDHLHQHFTKELALDEHPGT; encoded by the coding sequence ATGGACCTGGCAGCGCAAGCCCTGAAGCCGCGTCAGGACGCCTACTGGTGGCGCCTGCTGGCCACCGGTCTGTGCTTCGCCTTCTTCGGCGTGGCCAGCCTGCTGGTGCGCCTGACCGTGTTCCCACTGCTCGCCGCGCTGCCCGGCGATGCGGCACACCACCAGCGCCGTGCGCGCCTGGCGATCAACCGGCTGTTCCGCCTGTTCATCGGCTTCATGCGCGGCGTCGGCGTGTTCACCTTCAGCGTCGAGGGCGCCGAGCGACTCGGCCGCCCCGGGCAGATGATCATCGCCAACCACCCCTCGCTGATCGACGTGGTGGTGATGCTCGCCTTCATCCGCGACAGCAACTGCGTGGTCAAGCAGAGCCTCTTGGCCAATCCCTTCACCCGCAAGCCGATGCAGGCGGCGCGCTACATCGGCAACAGCGGCAGCCTGGACATGCTCGAGGAGGCGGCGCGGGTGCTGCAGGAGGGGCAGACGCTGATCGTGTTCCCCGAGGGCACCCGCACCACGCCCGGCCAGCCGCCGCAGTTTCACCGCGGCGCCGCGGCCATCGCCCTGCGCGGCGCACGGGTGCTGACCCCGGTGACCATCAGCGTCAGCCCCACGACCCTGACCAAGGCCGAGCCCTGGTACCGCATTCCGCACCGGCGCTTCCATTTCCAGCTGCGCGTCGGCGCCGATATCGACCCGCAGGCCTTCGCCGCCCTCGGCCCGGCGCCGCTGGCCTCGCGCAAACTCAACGACCATCTGCACCAGCACTTCACAAAGGAACTCGCCCTCGATGAGCACCCTGGAACTTGA
- a CDS encoding acyl carrier protein, protein MQSREDVFNTLREALVELFEIEPERISLDANLYEDLEIDSIDAVDLIDHIKRQTGKKIAAEEFRAVRTVGDVVEVVARLVEA, encoded by the coding sequence ATGCAGAGCCGCGAAGACGTCTTCAACACCCTGCGCGAGGCGCTGGTCGAGCTGTTCGAGATCGAGCCCGAGCGCATCAGCCTCGACGCCAACCTGTACGAGGACCTGGAGATCGACAGCATCGACGCGGTCGACCTGATCGACCACATCAAGCGCCAGACCGGCAAGAAGATCGCCGCCGAGGAGTTCCGCGCGGTGCGCACCGTCGGCGATGTGGTCGAGGTGGTGGCGCGCCTGGTCGAGGCATGA
- a CDS encoding glycosyltransferase family 2 protein — protein sequence MHKPCAVIPVYNHEHALPQVLAALRDAGLPCVLVDDASSAACAAVMDALAMQPDVHLLRLPVNQGKGGAVMAGLREAARLGYSHALQVDADGQHDLAAVAAFLELSRREPQALVCGYPQYDASVPKGRLYARYLTHVWVWINSLSLQIRDSMCGFRVYPLPATLALIDSVRLGRRMDFDPEILVRLAWRNQPMRWLPTRVHYPLDGLSHFRLWHDNALISKMHAKLFFGMLLRAPLILARRWRG from the coding sequence ATGCATAAGCCCTGCGCGGTGATCCCGGTGTACAACCACGAGCACGCCCTGCCCCAGGTGCTGGCCGCCCTGCGGGATGCCGGCCTGCCCTGCGTGCTGGTCGACGACGCCTCCAGCGCCGCCTGCGCCGCGGTGATGGACGCCCTGGCCATGCAGCCCGACGTGCATCTGCTGCGCCTTCCGGTCAACCAGGGCAAGGGCGGCGCGGTGATGGCCGGGTTGCGCGAGGCGGCGCGCCTGGGCTACAGCCATGCCCTGCAGGTCGACGCCGACGGCCAGCACGACCTCGCCGCCGTCGCGGCGTTCCTCGAACTGTCGCGCCGCGAGCCGCAGGCGCTGGTCTGCGGCTACCCGCAGTACGACGCCAGCGTGCCCAAGGGCCGCCTGTACGCCCGCTACCTGACCCACGTCTGGGTGTGGATCAACAGCCTGTCGCTGCAGATCCGCGACAGCATGTGCGGCTTTCGCGTCTACCCGCTGCCGGCCACCCTGGCGCTGATCGACTCGGTGCGTCTGGGCCGGCGCATGGACTTCGACCCGGAGATCCTTGTGCGCCTGGCCTGGCGCAACCAGCCGATGCGCTGGCTGCCGACCCGCGTGCACTACCCGCTGGACGGCCTGTCGCACTTCCGCCTGTGGCACGACAACGCGCTGATCTCGAAGATGCACGCCAAGCTGTTCTTCGGCATGCTGCTGCGCGCGCCGCTGATCCTCGCCCGCCGGTGGCGCGGATGA
- a CDS encoding COG4648 family protein, with translation MSRLIGLCLALAGLGYPFAVYYGIEHLSPRVFALLLGALWLARLLLRPAAPGSRWQALAALLFCATLALADSALLLRWYPVLMNALLLAVFGLSLRYGPPLIERLARLRSPELPAAAIPYTRRVTQVWCAFFLGNGLVAALLTLWAPLAWWTLYNGLIAYLLMGLLLGGEWLLRQRKMREPA, from the coding sequence ATGAGTCGACTGATCGGCCTGTGCCTGGCGCTGGCCGGCCTGGGCTACCCGTTCGCCGTCTACTACGGCATCGAACACCTGTCGCCGCGCGTCTTCGCCCTGCTGCTCGGCGCGCTGTGGCTGGCGCGCCTGCTGCTGCGCCCTGCGGCGCCCGGCAGCCGCTGGCAGGCGCTCGCCGCCCTGTTGTTCTGCGCCACGCTGGCGCTGGCCGACAGCGCGCTGCTGCTGCGCTGGTATCCGGTACTGATGAACGCGCTGCTGCTCGCCGTGTTCGGCCTCAGCCTGCGCTACGGTCCGCCGCTGATCGAACGCCTGGCGCGCCTGCGCAGCCCCGAGCTGCCGGCGGCGGCGATTCCCTACACCCGCCGGGTGACCCAGGTGTGGTGCGCCTTCTTCCTCGGCAACGGGCTGGTCGCCGCGCTGCTGACCCTGTGGGCGCCGCTGGCCTGGTGGACGCTGTACAACGGCCTGATCGCCTACCTGCTGATGGGCCTGCTGCTGGGCGGCGAATGGCTGCTGCGGCAACGAAAAATGCGAGAACCTGCATGA
- a CDS encoding MMPL family transporter gives MPSPTDTPALPGRLEQRLPWLFAALLALLLALAAWQWRHGAPLSASLLELLPAGSGDALLQQAEQRVQEPLNRELIVLLQHPDEARAQALVAELGAAWQASGLFRQVQWQLDADLPALRRQLLDGRLALLPAADRRLLLEQPEAFVAQRVQALFDPFQASGLLAVEQDWFGLAARIQQGLPGAGRVQPAADGGLLAERDGKRWRLLRAQTRSDAFDLDLPLNVAARVDAARAQVAAAGGELLAAGGLLHAAHGQQQARRESAWLGGLAAGGALLLTLLLFRRPRVLLALLPALVGSLAGLSACVALFGQIHVLTLVLGASLIGVTIDFPLHYLSKSWSLQPWRPWQALRATLPGLTLGLLTNAIGYLALALTPFPALSQVALFSSVGLLGAWLCTVCLMPALLGSQPLQPWTPPLRLAERLLTLRAALLQRLATPWLLAALGLFCLGGLTQLSLKDDLRQWVSSSPQLLGEARAIAAITGLQPTSQFFLVRAADQEQLLQRQAALAERLDRLVAAGKLHGYLALSQLLAPAAEQQRLRQALPALAAAGAPLQALGVPPEALQAELAQLQALPAADIEQALAGPLGEPWRPLWLGATADGVAALVSLRGLGDSAALATQAAGLPGVQLVDRPAELNRQFAATQRSAVQLKLLASLLIFLLLCLPFGWRGAARVLAISLLAALAALACLGWLGQPLTLFALFGLLLVTAIGVDYAIIMRERVGGAATSLLGTLLAAVTTWLSFGLLALSATPAIASFGLTVSLGLVFSFLLAPWAAPTATETQA, from the coding sequence ATGCCTTCGCCGACTGACACGCCCGCCCTGCCCGGACGCCTCGAACAGCGCCTGCCCTGGCTGTTCGCCGCGCTGCTGGCGCTGCTGCTGGCGCTGGCCGCCTGGCAGTGGCGGCACGGCGCGCCGCTCAGCGCCAGCCTGCTCGAGCTGCTGCCGGCCGGCAGCGGCGACGCGCTGCTGCAACAGGCCGAGCAGCGCGTGCAGGAGCCGCTCAACCGCGAGCTGATCGTGCTGCTGCAGCATCCCGACGAGGCCCGCGCCCAGGCGCTGGTCGCCGAGCTGGGCGCGGCCTGGCAGGCCAGCGGGCTGTTCCGCCAGGTGCAGTGGCAACTCGACGCCGACCTGCCGGCGCTGCGCCGGCAACTGCTCGACGGCCGCCTGGCGCTGCTGCCGGCCGCCGACCGCCGCCTGCTGCTCGAACAGCCCGAGGCGTTCGTCGCGCAGCGCGTGCAGGCGCTGTTCGATCCCTTCCAGGCGAGCGGCCTGCTCGCCGTCGAGCAGGACTGGTTCGGCCTCGCCGCGCGCATCCAGCAGGGCCTGCCCGGCGCCGGGCGGGTCCAGCCGGCGGCGGACGGCGGGCTGCTCGCCGAGCGGGACGGCAAGCGCTGGCGCCTGCTGCGCGCGCAGACCCGCAGCGACGCCTTCGACCTCGACCTGCCGCTGAACGTGGCCGCCCGGGTCGACGCCGCGCGCGCGCAGGTCGCGGCCGCCGGCGGCGAACTGCTGGCCGCCGGCGGCCTGCTGCACGCCGCCCACGGCCAGCAGCAGGCGCGCCGGGAAAGCGCCTGGCTCGGCGGCCTGGCCGCCGGCGGCGCGCTGCTGCTGACCCTGCTGCTGTTCCGCCGCCCGCGCGTGCTGCTGGCGCTGCTGCCGGCGCTGGTCGGCAGCCTCGCCGGGCTGAGCGCCTGCGTCGCCCTGTTCGGCCAGATCCACGTGCTGACCCTGGTGCTCGGCGCCAGCCTGATCGGGGTGACCATCGACTTCCCGCTGCACTACCTGTCGAAGAGCTGGAGCCTGCAGCCCTGGCGGCCCTGGCAGGCGCTGCGCGCCACCCTGCCGGGGCTGACCCTCGGCCTGCTGACCAACGCCATCGGCTACCTGGCGCTGGCGCTCACGCCCTTCCCGGCGCTCAGCCAGGTGGCGCTGTTCTCCAGCGTCGGCCTGCTCGGCGCCTGGCTGTGCACGGTGTGCCTGATGCCGGCGCTGCTCGGCAGCCAGCCGCTGCAGCCGTGGACGCCGCCGCTGCGCCTGGCCGAGCGCCTGCTCACCCTGCGCGCCGCGCTGCTGCAACGCCTGGCCACGCCCTGGCTGCTCGCCGCGCTGGGGCTGTTCTGCCTCGGCGGGCTGACCCAGCTGTCGCTCAAGGACGACCTGCGCCAGTGGGTCAGCAGCTCGCCGCAACTGCTCGGCGAGGCCCGCGCCATCGCCGCGATCACCGGCCTGCAGCCCACCAGCCAGTTCTTCCTGGTGCGCGCCGCCGACCAGGAGCAGCTGCTGCAGCGCCAGGCCGCGCTGGCCGAACGCCTCGACCGGCTGGTCGCCGCCGGCAAGCTGCACGGCTATCTGGCGCTCAGCCAGCTGCTCGCCCCGGCCGCCGAGCAGCAGCGCCTGCGCCAGGCGCTGCCGGCCCTGGCGGCGGCCGGCGCGCCGCTACAGGCGCTGGGCGTGCCGCCGGAGGCGCTGCAGGCCGAGCTGGCGCAACTGCAGGCGCTGCCCGCAGCGGACATCGAACAGGCGCTGGCCGGCCCGCTGGGCGAGCCGTGGCGACCACTGTGGCTGGGCGCCACGGCGGACGGCGTGGCGGCGCTGGTCAGCCTGCGCGGGCTGGGCGACAGCGCGGCGCTGGCGACGCAGGCCGCGGGCCTGCCCGGCGTGCAGCTGGTCGACCGCCCCGCCGAGCTGAACCGCCAGTTCGCCGCCACCCAGCGCAGCGCGGTGCAGCTCAAGCTGCTGGCCAGCCTGCTGATCTTCCTGCTGCTGTGCCTGCCGTTCGGCTGGCGCGGCGCGGCGCGGGTGCTCGCCATCTCGCTGCTCGCCGCGCTGGCGGCGCTGGCCTGCCTGGGCTGGCTCGGCCAGCCGCTGACCCTGTTCGCGCTGTTCGGCCTGCTGCTGGTCACCGCCATCGGCGTCGACTACGCGATCATCATGCGCGAGCGGGTCGGCGGCGCCGCCACCAGCCTGCTCGGCACCCTGCTGGCCGCCGTCACCACCTGGCTGTCGTTCGGCCTGCTGGCGCTGTCCGCTACGCCGGCGATCGCCAGCTTCGGCCTCACCGTCAGTCTCGGCCTGGTGTTCAGCTTCCTGCTGGCGCCCTGGGCCGCGCCGACCGCCACGGAGACCCAGGCATGA
- a CDS encoding phosphopantetheine-binding protein: protein MSTLELELKNLIIDALGLEDITPEDIADDQRLFGDGLGLDSVDALELGLAIQKRFGIKIDAESKDVRSHFASVANLASYVSAHRAA from the coding sequence ATGAGCACCCTGGAACTTGAACTGAAAAACCTGATCATCGACGCCCTGGGCCTGGAGGACATCACGCCCGAGGACATCGCCGACGATCAGCGCCTGTTCGGCGACGGCCTCGGCCTCGACTCGGTGGACGCCCTGGAGCTGGGCCTGGCCATCCAGAAGCGCTTCGGCATCAAGATCGACGCCGAATCCAAGGACGTGCGCAGCCACTTCGCCAGCGTCGCCAACCTGGCCAGCTACGTCAGCGCCCACCGCGCCGCCTGA
- a CDS encoding acyl-CoA thioesterase: protein MRSRGVLHTEIELQVPFFDVDSMEIVWHGHYVKYFEVARCALLDRLGHNYVQMREAGYGWPVIDLQLRYIRSARFGQTIRVRAELVEWENRLKIHYLISDAESGERLTRGSSVQVAVEIATGEMQLVSPPALVACVQRALEA from the coding sequence ATGCGTAGTCGCGGCGTGCTGCACACCGAGATCGAACTGCAGGTACCGTTCTTCGACGTCGACAGCATGGAGATCGTCTGGCACGGCCATTACGTCAAGTACTTCGAGGTCGCACGCTGCGCCCTGCTCGACCGCCTCGGGCACAACTATGTGCAGATGCGCGAGGCCGGCTACGGCTGGCCGGTGATCGACCTGCAGCTGCGCTACATCCGCAGCGCGCGCTTCGGCCAGACCATCCGCGTGCGCGCCGAGCTGGTCGAGTGGGAGAACCGCCTGAAGATCCACTACCTGATCAGCGACGCCGAAAGCGGCGAGCGGCTGACCCGCGGCAGCTCGGTGCAGGTGGCGGTGGAGATCGCCACGGGCGAGATGCAGCTGGTCTCGCCGCCGGCGCTGGTCGCCTGCGTGCAGCGGGCGCTCGAGGCATGA
- a CDS encoding LpxL/LpxP family acyltransferase — protein sequence MTRQHWAAEQERGSFLLMRLTAWAARTLGRRALTPLLYLIVGYFFVFGRRARHSIRDYQDHLARCSGRAELASTLRAQFRQFMAFADALLDKLDVWGGRLGLADIDIDDPTNLHEQLQAPRGQLLVGAHLGNLEVCRALAELGGRVQMNVLVHTRHAERFNRLLGAAGASQLRLIQVSELDTAIMLQLAERLERGEWLAIAGDRIPLHGGRSVAVDFLGARALLPQGPWLLAGLLQCPVNLLFCIKRGGRYRVSFEPFAQSIRWQRSNREAVLQDCAQRYAERLQHYCLQAPEQWFNFYPFWNTHDDLPA from the coding sequence ATGACCCGCCAGCACTGGGCCGCCGAGCAGGAGCGCGGCAGCTTCCTGCTGATGCGCCTGACCGCCTGGGCGGCGCGCACCCTCGGCCGCCGCGCGCTGACGCCGCTGCTGTACCTGATCGTCGGCTACTTCTTCGTCTTCGGTCGCCGCGCCCGCCACAGCATCCGCGACTACCAGGACCATCTGGCGCGCTGCAGCGGCCGCGCCGAGCTGGCGTCGACGCTGCGCGCGCAGTTCCGCCAGTTCATGGCCTTCGCCGACGCCCTGCTCGACAAGCTCGACGTCTGGGGCGGGCGCCTCGGCCTGGCCGACATCGACATCGACGACCCCACCAACCTGCACGAGCAGCTGCAGGCGCCGCGCGGCCAGCTGCTGGTCGGCGCGCATCTGGGCAACCTCGAGGTGTGCCGGGCGCTGGCCGAGCTCGGCGGCCGGGTGCAGATGAACGTGCTGGTGCACACCCGCCACGCCGAACGCTTCAACCGCCTGCTTGGTGCTGCCGGCGCCAGCCAGCTGCGGCTGATCCAGGTCAGCGAGCTGGACACCGCGATCATGCTGCAACTGGCCGAGCGCCTGGAGCGCGGCGAATGGCTGGCGATCGCCGGCGACCGCATCCCCCTGCACGGCGGGCGCAGCGTCGCGGTCGACTTCCTCGGTGCCCGCGCCCTGCTGCCGCAGGGCCCCTGGCTGCTCGCCGGGCTGCTGCAGTGTCCGGTCAACCTGCTGTTCTGCATCAAGCGCGGCGGGCGCTACCGGGTCAGCTTCGAGCCCTTCGCGCAGAGCATCCGCTGGCAGCGCAGCAACCGCGAGGCGGTGCTCCAGGACTGCGCGCAGCGCTACGCCGAACGCCTGCAGCACTACTGCCTGCAGGCGCCGGAGCAATGGTTCAACTTCTACCCCTTCTGGAATACCCATGACGACCTACCAGCCTGA
- a CDS encoding HAL/PAL/TAL family ammonia-lyase codes for MTTYQPEPVIFGERPLTIEHVVALAQRQARAHLQDDAAFRARIARGAQFLDTLLDREGGIYGVTTGYGDSCERGVPLEQVEALPHHLFTFHGCGLGRLLDAPATRAVLATRLQSLCHGVSGVRVELLERLQQFLDHDVLPLIPEEGSVGASGDLTPLSYVAAALAGEREVLYRGEQRSAAEVHAELGWQPLTLRPKEALALMNGTAVMTGLACLAWTRAEYLLRLATRITALNVVALEGNPEHFDERLFQVKPHPGQMQVAARIREDLAIDAPTAPLHRLQDRYSLRCAPHVLGVLADSLGLLRQFIETELNSANDNPIIDAEAERVLHGGHFYGGHIAFAMDSLKNLVGNVADLLDRQLALLVDSRYNHGLPSNLSGAPAATAMINHGFKAVQIGASAWTAEALKNTMPASVFSRSTECHNQDKVSMGTIAARDALRSLELAEQVAAATLLAANQGVWLRLQQGARALPAPLLQMHAQLAADFPPVIEDRALDGELRLCLSRIRARHWRLYA; via the coding sequence ATGACGACCTACCAGCCTGAGCCGGTTATCTTCGGCGAACGTCCGCTGACCATCGAGCATGTCGTGGCCCTGGCGCAGCGCCAGGCGCGCGCCCACCTGCAGGACGACGCTGCCTTCCGCGCGCGCATCGCCCGCGGCGCGCAGTTCCTCGACACCCTGCTGGACCGGGAAGGCGGGATCTACGGCGTCACCACCGGCTACGGCGACTCCTGCGAGCGCGGCGTGCCGCTGGAGCAGGTCGAGGCGCTGCCGCACCACCTGTTCACCTTCCACGGCTGCGGCCTCGGCCGCCTGCTCGACGCGCCGGCCACCCGCGCGGTGCTGGCCACCCGCCTGCAGTCGCTGTGCCACGGCGTCTCCGGGGTGCGCGTCGAGCTGCTCGAGCGCCTGCAGCAGTTCCTCGACCACGACGTGCTGCCGCTGATCCCCGAGGAAGGCTCGGTCGGCGCCAGCGGCGACCTCACCCCGCTGTCCTACGTCGCCGCCGCGCTGGCCGGCGAGCGCGAGGTGCTCTACCGCGGCGAGCAGCGCAGCGCCGCCGAGGTGCACGCCGAGCTGGGCTGGCAGCCGCTGACCCTGCGTCCCAAGGAGGCGCTGGCGCTGATGAACGGCACCGCGGTGATGACCGGCCTGGCCTGCCTGGCCTGGACCCGCGCCGAGTACCTGCTCAGGCTGGCCACGCGCATCACCGCGCTCAACGTGGTGGCGCTGGAGGGCAACCCGGAGCACTTCGACGAGCGCCTGTTCCAGGTCAAGCCGCATCCGGGGCAGATGCAGGTGGCCGCGCGGATCCGCGAAGACCTCGCCATCGACGCGCCGACCGCGCCGCTGCACCGCCTGCAGGACCGCTACTCGCTGCGCTGCGCGCCGCACGTGCTCGGCGTGCTGGCCGACAGCCTGGGCCTGCTGCGCCAGTTCATCGAGACCGAGCTGAACAGCGCCAACGACAACCCGATCATCGACGCCGAGGCCGAGCGCGTGCTGCACGGCGGGCACTTCTACGGCGGGCACATCGCCTTCGCCATGGACAGCCTGAAGAACCTGGTCGGCAACGTCGCCGACCTGCTCGACCGCCAGCTCGCCCTGCTGGTCGACAGCCGCTACAACCACGGCCTGCCGAGCAACCTGTCCGGCGCGCCGGCGGCCACCGCGATGATCAACCACGGCTTCAAGGCGGTGCAGATCGGTGCCAGCGCCTGGACCGCCGAGGCGCTGAAGAACACGATGCCGGCCAGCGTGTTCTCGCGCTCCACCGAGTGCCACAACCAGGACAAGGTGAGCATGGGCACCATCGCCGCGCGCGACGCGCTGCGCAGCCTGGAGCTGGCCGAACAGGTCGCCGCCGCCACCCTGCTGGCCGCCAACCAGGGCGTCTGGCTGCGCCTGCAACAGGGCGCGCGCGCACTGCCGGCGCCGCTGCTGCAGATGCACGCGCAGCTGGCCGCCGACTTCCCGCCGGTGATCGAAGACCGCGCCCTCGACGGCGAACTGCGCCTGTGCCTGAGCCGCATCCGCGCCCGCCACTGGAGGCTGTATGCGTAG
- a CDS encoding outer membrane lipoprotein carrier protein LolA: MRRLLRALLAGLALLPALACAFDLAALQQQLGAPAVVRGQFVQDKHLRALPQPLSSSGRFVLAREQGLLWLLERPLAQDYRIGAAGIARRTPQGWQAQGSQAHGSQQQRLFLAVLQGDSEALQRDFALDLQGRADAWQLRLTPRSALLQQIFSRIEIRGGALVEEIALYETQGDHTRLRLSDSQTAAELSDAERHAFAD, from the coding sequence ATGAGGCGACTGCTGCGCGCGCTGCTCGCCGGCCTGGCGCTGCTGCCGGCGCTGGCCTGCGCCTTCGACCTGGCCGCGCTGCAGCAGCAGCTCGGCGCCCCCGCGGTGGTGCGCGGCCAGTTCGTTCAGGACAAGCACCTGCGCGCCCTGCCCCAGCCGCTGAGCAGCAGCGGCCGCTTCGTCCTCGCCCGCGAGCAGGGCCTGCTCTGGCTGCTCGAGCGGCCGCTGGCCCAGGACTACCGCATCGGCGCCGCCGGCATCGCCCGGCGCACGCCGCAGGGCTGGCAGGCGCAGGGCAGCCAGGCCCACGGCAGCCAGCAGCAGCGCCTGTTCCTCGCCGTGCTGCAGGGCGACAGCGAGGCCCTGCAGCGCGACTTCGCCCTCGACCTGCAGGGCCGGGCCGACGCCTGGCAGCTGCGCCTGACCCCGCGCAGCGCCCTGCTGCAGCAGATCTTCAGCCGCATCGAGATCCGCGGCGGCGCGCTGGTCGAGGAGATCGCCCTGTACGAGACCCAGGGCGACCACACCCGTCTGCGCCTGAGCGACAGCCAGACCGCCGCCGAGCTGAGCGATGCCGAGCGCCATGCCTTCGCCGACTGA
- a CDS encoding acyl-CoA synthetase family protein, translating into MSWIDLQRLLLDGPAGPDCLVTRAPELGRAALCRQALAVAGGLQARGVRRIAVHLEDAAELAVTLLGAWRAGVAVLLPADLQTHSRQRLEGQAELWLSDRPGDLRVADLCGTPLAPAALDPAAPCLTLCTSGSSGAPKLIDKQLAQLANEVRGLEQQWGAELGGACMVGSVSTQHIYGLLFRALWPLCAGRPFLRRQLAFPEDLQQASLAEDSFAWAASPALLKRMADNLDWPALRRVRRVFSSGGPLPAEAGQWLAERLGQYPTEIYGSSETGGIAWRQGGRLWQPFAGTELGQDDQGALNIRSPLLPAGHCEQTADRVQLHEDGRFELLGRLDRIVKLEEKRISLPMLEQALAEHPWVAEARLGLIEDNRAYLGALLALSAEGLHALRNQGRRSLTETLRQHLAGYCEAVALPRRWRLVRRLPLNSQGKLPQAELQALLEGPRPLLPELLGQREDAGQWSLELEVPVDLAHFSGHFPQTPVLPGVVQVDWAQQLARQVLELPPLFAGMEVLKFQQLIRPGDRLQLTLRFDAERGKLHFAFRNGELACSSGRILLAGATDA; encoded by the coding sequence ATGAGCTGGATCGATCTTCAACGCCTGCTGCTGGATGGCCCGGCAGGCCCCGACTGCCTGGTCACCCGCGCTCCGGAGCTGGGCCGTGCCGCGTTGTGCCGCCAGGCCCTGGCCGTCGCCGGTGGCCTGCAGGCGCGCGGCGTGCGGCGCATCGCCGTGCATCTGGAGGACGCCGCCGAGCTGGCCGTCACCCTGCTCGGCGCCTGGCGCGCCGGGGTCGCCGTGCTGCTGCCGGCCGACCTGCAGACGCACAGCCGCCAGCGCCTGGAAGGCCAGGCCGAGCTGTGGCTGAGCGACCGGCCCGGCGACCTGCGCGTCGCCGACCTGTGCGGCACGCCGCTGGCGCCCGCCGCGCTCGACCCCGCCGCGCCCTGCCTGACCCTCTGCACCTCCGGCTCCAGCGGCGCGCCCAAGCTGATCGACAAGCAGCTGGCGCAGCTGGCCAACGAGGTGCGCGGCCTCGAGCAGCAGTGGGGCGCCGAACTGGGCGGCGCCTGCATGGTCGGCAGCGTGTCGACCCAGCACATCTACGGCCTGCTGTTCCGCGCGCTCTGGCCGCTGTGCGCCGGGCGGCCGTTCCTGCGCCGCCAGCTGGCGTTCCCCGAGGACCTGCAGCAGGCCAGCCTGGCCGAGGACAGTTTCGCCTGGGCGGCCAGCCCGGCGCTGCTCAAGCGCATGGCCGACAACCTCGACTGGCCGGCGCTGCGCCGGGTGCGTCGGGTGTTCTCCTCCGGCGGCCCGCTGCCGGCCGAGGCCGGCCAGTGGCTGGCCGAGCGGCTCGGCCAGTATCCGACGGAAATCTACGGCAGCTCGGAAACCGGCGGCATCGCCTGGCGCCAGGGCGGCCGCCTGTGGCAGCCGTTCGCCGGCACCGAGCTGGGCCAGGACGACCAGGGCGCGCTGAACATCCGTTCGCCGCTGCTGCCGGCCGGCCACTGCGAGCAGACCGCCGACCGCGTGCAGCTGCACGAAGACGGCCGCTTCGAGCTGCTCGGCCGCCTCGACCGCATCGTCAAGCTGGAGGAAAAGCGCATCTCCCTGCCGATGCTCGAGCAGGCGCTGGCCGAGCACCCGTGGGTCGCCGAGGCGCGCCTCGGGCTGATCGAGGACAACCGCGCCTACCTCGGCGCGCTGCTCGCGCTGAGCGCCGAGGGCCTGCACGCACTGCGCAACCAGGGGCGGCGCAGCCTGACCGAGACGCTGCGCCAGCATCTGGCCGGCTACTGCGAGGCGGTCGCCCTGCCGCGCCGCTGGCGGCTGGTGCGCCGGCTGCCGCTGAACAGCCAGGGCAAGCTGCCGCAGGCCGAGCTGCAGGCCCTGCTCGAAGGCCCGCGCCCGCTGCTGCCCGAGCTGCTCGGCCAGCGCGAGGACGCCGGCCAGTGGAGCCTGGAGCTGGAGGTGCCGGTCGATCTGGCGCACTTCAGCGGCCACTTCCCGCAGACCCCGGTGCTGCCCGGCGTGGTGCAGGTCGACTGGGCGCAGCAGCTGGCCCGCCAGGTGCTCGAACTGCCGCCGCTGTTCGCCGGCATGGAGGTGCTCAAGTTCCAGCAGCTGATCCGCCCCGGCGATCGCCTGCAGCTGACCCTGCGCTTCGACGCCGAGCGCGGCAAGCTGCACTTCGCCTTCCGCAACGGCGAGCTGGCCTGCTCGTCGGGCCGCATCCTGCTCGCCGGAGCGACCGATGCATAA